The proteins below are encoded in one region of Streptomyces cyanogenus:
- a CDS encoding SDR family oxidoreductase, which produces MSPTVVITGASAGIGRATARLYARRGADVVLVARGEGGLAVAADEVAALGGRPLVRPADVADPAQTEAVAEAAEKEFGPIDLWINCAFASVFAPFEEITPEEYRRITEVTYLGFVNGTRSALKRMLPRDRGTIVQVGSALGERSIPLQSAYCGAKHAINGFTSSLRTELLHRGSHVHVTVAQMPAVNTPQFEWVRSRLSKHPMPVPPIYQPEVAARGVAYAADHPGRKQYYIGATTVATIWANRLVPALLDRYLARTGFDSQQTDRIPPTGLDNLFAPADRDPADDQGAHGSFDDSAHARSWQEALVRHPAATALGAGAAALGAVRGYRRLTSRAA; this is translated from the coding sequence ATGTCCCCGACCGTCGTCATCACCGGCGCCAGCGCCGGTATCGGCCGCGCCACCGCCCGCCTGTACGCCCGGCGCGGCGCCGACGTCGTCCTGGTCGCGCGCGGCGAGGGCGGCCTGGCGGTGGCGGCCGACGAGGTCGCGGCGCTCGGCGGACGGCCCCTGGTACGGCCCGCCGACGTCGCCGACCCGGCCCAGACGGAGGCCGTCGCCGAGGCCGCGGAGAAGGAGTTCGGCCCGATCGACCTCTGGATCAACTGCGCCTTCGCCAGCGTCTTCGCGCCGTTCGAGGAGATCACCCCCGAGGAGTACCGCCGGATCACCGAGGTCACCTACCTCGGCTTCGTCAACGGCACCCGCTCGGCCCTGAAGCGCATGCTGCCCCGCGACCGGGGCACGATCGTGCAGGTCGGCTCCGCGCTCGGGGAGCGCTCGATCCCGCTGCAGTCCGCGTACTGCGGAGCCAAGCACGCCATCAACGGCTTCACCTCCTCCCTGCGCACCGAGCTGCTGCACCGGGGCAGCCACGTGCACGTCACCGTCGCCCAGATGCCCGCGGTCAACACCCCGCAGTTCGAGTGGGTCCGCTCCCGCCTGTCCAAGCACCCCATGCCGGTCCCGCCGATCTACCAGCCCGAGGTGGCGGCGCGGGGCGTTGCGTACGCCGCCGACCACCCCGGCCGCAAGCAGTACTACATCGGCGCCACCACCGTGGCCACCATCTGGGCCAACCGGCTCGTCCCGGCGCTCCTCGACCGCTACCTGGCCCGCACCGGCTTCGACTCCCAGCAGACCGACCGCATCCCGCCCACCGGACTGGACAACCTCTTCGCGCCCGCCGACCGGGATCCCGCCGACGACCAGGGCGCGCACGGCTCCTTCGACGACAGCGCGCACGCCCGCTCCTGGCAGGAGGCCCTGGTCCGGCACCCCGCGGCCACCGCCCTGGGCGCGGGCGCCGCCGCACTCGGCGCCGTACGCGGATACCGCCGCCTGACCTCCCGGGCCGCCTAG
- a CDS encoding metallophosphoesterase family protein, which yields MRLLLMSDTHLPKRAKRLPEQLLAELPRADVVFHAGDWVDTATLDLLESRSRRLVGVYGNNDGPELRVRLPEVAYAELGGLRFGVVHETGPAQGREARCAARFPDLDVLVFGHSHIPWDTTAPGGLRLLNPGSPTDRRRQPHCTYLTAAVADGALTEVTLHRLPPRGPGRGMITG from the coding sequence GTGCGCCTCCTGCTGATGTCCGACACGCACCTGCCCAAGCGGGCCAAGCGGCTCCCCGAGCAGCTGCTCGCCGAACTGCCGCGCGCGGACGTGGTGTTCCACGCCGGGGACTGGGTCGACACCGCCACCCTCGACCTGCTGGAGAGCCGCAGCCGCCGGCTGGTCGGCGTGTACGGCAACAACGACGGCCCCGAGCTGCGGGTCCGGCTGCCCGAGGTGGCGTACGCCGAACTGGGCGGCCTGCGCTTCGGTGTCGTCCACGAGACCGGGCCCGCCCAGGGCCGCGAGGCCCGCTGCGCCGCCCGCTTCCCGGACCTGGACGTCCTGGTCTTCGGGCACAGCCACATCCCCTGGGACACCACCGCGCCCGGCGGCCTGCGCCTGCTCAACCCCGGCTCCCCGACCGACCGCCGCCGCCAGCCGCACTGCACCTACCTGACGGCGGCCGTCGCGGACGGGGCGCTCACGGAGGTGACCCTGCACCGCCTGCCCCCGCGGGGGCCGGGCCGTGGCATGATCACCGGGTGA
- a CDS encoding GNAT family N-acetyltransferase, with product MPAVVPVGRLAAGPQPVLVLTGGLELRPWRLDDADADALHTAGRDPAISHWNLFTVGSRAEARARIERLHARRRDETGVIWAVAPRGGAAVGLAGLNDVDLAGGTAEVVYWVLPEARGGGLAVAATRRLVRWALSDLGLHRLVLCHSTANPASCRVAEKAGFTFEGTQRSALLHADGWHDQHLHARVAGDPE from the coding sequence ATGCCCGCCGTCGTGCCCGTCGGCCGGCTCGCCGCCGGCCCGCAGCCCGTGCTGGTGCTGACCGGCGGCCTGGAACTGCGGCCCTGGCGCCTGGACGACGCCGACGCCGACGCCCTGCACACCGCGGGGCGCGATCCGGCGATCAGTCACTGGAACCTCTTCACCGTCGGCAGCCGCGCCGAGGCCCGTGCCCGGATCGAGCGCCTGCACGCGCGCCGGCGGGACGAGACCGGGGTGATCTGGGCCGTCGCCCCGCGCGGCGGCGCCGCCGTCGGGCTCGCCGGACTCAACGACGTCGATCTGGCGGGCGGCACCGCCGAGGTCGTCTACTGGGTGCTGCCCGAGGCACGCGGCGGCGGCCTCGCGGTCGCGGCGACCCGGCGGCTCGTCCGCTGGGCCCTTTCCGACCTGGGCCTGCACCGGCTGGTCCTGTGCCACTCGACGGCCAACCCCGCATCCTGCCGGGTCGCCGAGAAGGCCGGGTTCACCTTCGAGGGCACCCAGCGCAGCGCCCTGCTGCACGCGGACGGCTGGCACGACCAGCACCTGCACGCGCGGGTGGCCGGCGACCCGGAGTAG
- a CDS encoding XdhC family protein, with product MREILAVLDRWYAARVPFGLATVVSVSRSAPRGPGAALAVGPDGEVVGSVSGGCVEGAVFELAQEVVETGAVRLETFGYSDEDAFAAGLTCGGEITVLVRPVTPARDPVFGAVAASVADGEPVTAATVVDGPAPRGATLAVWPRTAAGSLGTRGLDAAVAADARGELALGVTGLRHYGPHGERREDTVTVFLHSFAPPPRMLVFGAIDYAAAVARLGDFLGYRVTVCDARPVFATPRRFPEGVEVVVDWPHRYLRGTHTDERTVICVLTHDPKFDVPVLREALRRPAAYIGAMGSRRTHDDRLRRLVESGLTDEELSRLRSPIGLDLGARTPEEVAVSVAAEIVALRWGGSGAPLSRTSGEIHPHGWSGAPGF from the coding sequence ATGCGTGAGATTCTCGCGGTACTGGACCGGTGGTACGCGGCCCGGGTGCCGTTCGGGCTGGCCACGGTCGTCTCCGTCAGCCGCAGCGCGCCCCGCGGGCCCGGCGCCGCGCTGGCCGTCGGCCCGGACGGCGAGGTGGTCGGCAGCGTCTCCGGGGGCTGTGTGGAGGGCGCGGTGTTCGAGCTGGCCCAGGAGGTCGTCGAGACCGGCGCGGTCCGGCTGGAGACGTTCGGTTACAGCGACGAGGACGCCTTCGCGGCCGGGCTCACCTGCGGTGGCGAGATCACCGTCCTGGTCCGGCCGGTGACCCCGGCCCGGGATCCGGTGTTCGGCGCGGTCGCCGCGTCCGTCGCGGACGGCGAGCCGGTCACCGCGGCCACCGTGGTCGACGGGCCGGCGCCGCGCGGCGCCACCCTCGCGGTGTGGCCGCGGACGGCCGCCGGCAGCCTGGGCACCCGGGGGCTCGACGCGGCCGTCGCGGCCGACGCGCGCGGCGAACTCGCCCTCGGTGTGACGGGGCTGAGGCACTACGGGCCGCACGGGGAGCGGCGCGAGGACACCGTCACGGTGTTCCTGCACTCCTTCGCGCCGCCGCCGCGCATGCTGGTCTTCGGCGCCATCGACTACGCGGCGGCCGTGGCCCGGCTCGGGGACTTCCTCGGCTACCGGGTGACCGTGTGCGACGCCCGGCCGGTGTTCGCCACGCCCCGGCGGTTCCCGGAGGGCGTGGAGGTCGTCGTGGACTGGCCGCACCGGTATCTGCGCGGCACGCACACCGACGAGCGGACGGTGATCTGTGTCCTGACCCACGACCCGAAGTTCGACGTGCCGGTGCTGCGGGAGGCGCTGCGCCGCCCGGCCGCGTACATCGGGGCGATGGGCAGCCGGCGCACCCACGACGACCGGCTCCGCCGTCTGGTCGAGTCCGGCCTCACCGACGAGGAACTGTCCCGCCTGCGCTCCCCGATCGGCCTCGACCTCGGCGCCCGTACGCCGGAGGAGGTGGCGGTGTCGGTCGCGGCGGAGATCGTGGCACTGCGCTGGGGCGGCAGCGGGGCCCCGCTGAGCAGGACGAGCGGGGAGATCCATCCGCACGGGTGGTCCGGCGCCCCGGGCTTCTGA